The Halorhabdus sp. BNX81 genome includes a region encoding these proteins:
- a CDS encoding YeaH/YhbH family protein, whose amino-acid sequence MGLREDLERYREVGEQRRQDLAEFIQYGDLGESRADAVRIPIKIVDLPEFVYDRRDRGGVGQGQGEQPDVGDPVGQPEPGDGDEEWDPGEEGGEHDYYEMDPEEFAQELDEELGLDLEPKGKTVVEETEGEFTDVARTGPSSTLDFETLFKRGITRKLAMDFDGEYVREALKVEGWGPETVFKWARADGIPVSLGWIEGEYDDLPAGERGKWDSIEAMEAAVEREGAVERVRREGIDDVPFRRQDERYRYPETIERKERNVVVVNIRDVSGSMREQKRELVERTFTPLDWYLQGKYDNAEFVYVAHDADAWEVQREEFFGIRSGGGTRISSAYELTQEILEAKYPFSEWNRYVLAAGDSENSSNDTEERVIPLMAEIDANLHAYVETQPGGEAINATHAEEVNRNFAGSDDVAVAFVNEPGDVTDAIYEILSTEES is encoded by the coding sequence ATGGGACTGAGGGAGGACCTCGAGCGCTACCGCGAGGTGGGCGAGCAGCGCCGCCAGGACCTCGCTGAGTTCATCCAGTACGGCGACCTCGGGGAGAGCCGCGCCGACGCGGTGCGGATCCCCATCAAGATCGTCGACCTTCCGGAGTTCGTCTACGACCGCCGCGATCGGGGCGGCGTCGGCCAGGGCCAGGGGGAACAGCCGGACGTCGGCGATCCCGTCGGCCAGCCCGAACCCGGTGACGGCGACGAGGAGTGGGATCCGGGCGAGGAGGGTGGCGAACACGATTACTACGAGATGGATCCAGAGGAGTTCGCCCAGGAACTCGACGAGGAACTCGGCCTCGACCTCGAACCGAAGGGCAAGACCGTCGTCGAGGAGACCGAGGGCGAGTTCACCGACGTCGCCCGGACGGGCCCCTCGAGCACCCTCGATTTCGAGACGCTGTTCAAGCGCGGGATCACCCGCAAGCTGGCGATGGACTTCGACGGCGAGTACGTTCGCGAGGCACTGAAAGTCGAGGGCTGGGGGCCCGAGACGGTCTTCAAGTGGGCCCGGGCCGACGGCATCCCCGTCTCGCTGGGCTGGATCGAGGGCGAGTACGACGACCTGCCGGCGGGCGAACGCGGCAAGTGGGATTCGATCGAGGCGATGGAGGCGGCCGTCGAGCGCGAAGGGGCGGTCGAGCGGGTCCGCCGGGAGGGCATCGACGACGTGCCCTTCCGCCGGCAGGACGAGCGCTACCGCTACCCCGAGACGATCGAACGCAAGGAGCGCAACGTCGTCGTGGTCAACATCCGGGACGTCTCGGGGAGCATGCGCGAGCAGAAGCGCGAACTCGTCGAGCGGACGTTCACGCCACTGGATTGGTACCTCCAGGGCAAGTACGACAACGCCGAGTTCGTCTACGTCGCCCACGACGCCGACGCCTGGGAGGTACAGCGTGAGGAGTTCTTCGGCATTCGGTCGGGCGGCGGAACGCGGATCTCAAGCGCCTACGAACTGACCCAGGAGATCCTCGAGGCCAAGTACCCCTTCAGCGAGTGGAACCGCTACGTGCTGGCGGCCGGCGACAGCGAGAACTCCAGCAACGACACCGAGGAACGCGTCATCCCCCTGATGGCGGAGATCGACGCCAACCTCCACGCCTACGTCGAGACCCAGCCGGGCGGCGAAGCGATCAACGCGACCCACGCCGAGGAGGTCAACCGCAACTTCGCCGGCAGCGACGACGTGGCGGTCGCGTTCGTCAACGAGCCGGGCGACGTCACCGACGCCATCTACGAGATTCTCAGCACGGAGGAATCATGA
- a CDS encoding kinase anchor protein — protein MSPERTDRRGSDRAGGDADSYVAAADRQLAETYEPPMSLAAYVETILEEPHLAAGASTYLLDAIEAAGTRTVVEEGEERERYCFFDDPYNDGEHAILGNTDVLNGLVEDLRTIAARRGKAEKIIWLAGPTATGKSELKRCLINGLRAYSWTEEGRRYTVEWNASGAGSAGGGLTYGDVPDSDDEDWLESPVQTHPLSVFPREVRADVVADLNDRLGDHPDVTIETDLDPFSREAYEYLEEQYRRDGVEGLFSAVTDPHHLRVKNYVVDVGQGIGVLHAEDEGTPKERLVGSWMGGMLRELNSRGRKNPQAFSYDGVLSQGNGVLTVVEDAAQHADLLRKLLNVPDERSVKLDRGIEMDVDTQLLIISNPDLEAQLDQHEQRGDADPLKALKRRLDKHRFAYLTTLSLEAELLHRELTGETAVWTADSYAELAERIREPVHVEVREAEGTTDIELAPHAIEAAALYDVVSRLSTSDLPDALDLVDKALLFDQGYLEEGDERIDAAEFAFEENTEDGERGIPVTYTRDVIADLLYADRDRHHPDLDVGSVIMPRDVLEAMAEGLSGAPVFGESEVETFEERVNQVRTYVSSRQEEDVLAAILKEKRVERETVAEYVEAVYAWATDGRVENDRGEEVPPDPLTMRVFEVEHLGRFDESHYDGDEPGEAVRAFRNDKIVTAINRHAWESRDEGFAVEAFDPESIPVIESILGSHDWDAVRRTFEDFDPHQWADPPAGTETERVKERTIDVLVGDYGYSPASAELTSRYVLAEVAHRWD, from the coding sequence ATGAGTCCCGAACGCACCGATCGACGGGGAAGCGACCGGGCCGGCGGAGACGCCGACAGCTACGTCGCCGCCGCCGACCGCCAGCTGGCCGAGACCTACGAGCCCCCGATGAGTCTCGCGGCCTACGTCGAGACGATCCTCGAAGAGCCACACCTGGCCGCGGGCGCGAGCACGTATCTCCTCGACGCGATCGAGGCCGCCGGGACCCGGACCGTCGTCGAGGAGGGCGAGGAGCGCGAGCGCTACTGCTTCTTCGACGATCCCTACAACGACGGCGAGCACGCCATCCTCGGCAACACGGACGTCCTCAACGGGCTGGTCGAGGACCTCCGGACGATCGCCGCCCGCCGCGGGAAGGCCGAGAAGATAATCTGGCTGGCCGGCCCGACCGCGACCGGCAAGTCCGAACTCAAACGGTGTCTGATCAACGGCCTACGAGCGTACTCCTGGACGGAAGAAGGACGGCGATACACCGTCGAGTGGAACGCCTCGGGTGCGGGGAGTGCCGGCGGCGGGCTCACCTACGGCGACGTCCCTGACAGCGACGATGAGGACTGGCTGGAGAGTCCGGTCCAGACTCATCCCCTCTCGGTCTTTCCGCGGGAGGTCCGTGCCGACGTTGTCGCCGATCTCAACGACCGACTCGGCGACCATCCCGACGTGACCATCGAGACCGACCTCGACCCGTTCTCGCGGGAGGCCTACGAGTACCTCGAAGAGCAATACCGCCGGGACGGCGTCGAGGGGCTGTTCTCGGCCGTGACCGACCCCCACCACCTCCGGGTGAAGAACTACGTCGTCGACGTCGGCCAGGGGATCGGCGTCCTCCACGCCGAGGACGAGGGCACGCCCAAGGAACGGCTGGTCGGCTCCTGGATGGGCGGGATGCTCCGGGAGTTGAACTCCCGGGGCCGGAAGAACCCTCAAGCCTTTTCCTACGACGGCGTCCTCAGCCAGGGCAACGGCGTCCTGACGGTCGTCGAGGATGCCGCTCAGCACGCCGACCTCCTGCGGAAGCTGCTGAACGTCCCCGACGAGCGCTCGGTGAAACTCGATCGGGGCATCGAGATGGACGTCGACACCCAGCTGTTGATCATCTCCAATCCCGATCTGGAAGCCCAGCTCGATCAACACGAACAGCGCGGTGACGCCGATCCGCTGAAAGCACTCAAACGCCGCCTGGACAAACACCGCTTCGCCTACCTCACGACGCTCTCGCTGGAGGCCGAACTCCTCCATCGGGAGCTGACCGGCGAGACGGCCGTCTGGACGGCTGATTCCTACGCGGAACTTGCAGAACGTATCCGCGAACCCGTCCACGTCGAGGTCCGGGAAGCCGAGGGCACGACCGACATCGAACTCGCCCCCCACGCGATCGAGGCCGCAGCGCTGTACGACGTCGTCTCGCGGCTCTCGACGTCGGACCTGCCCGACGCCCTGGACCTGGTCGACAAGGCCCTGCTGTTCGATCAGGGCTACCTGGAGGAGGGTGACGAGCGCATCGACGCCGCGGAGTTCGCCTTCGAGGAGAACACCGAGGACGGCGAGCGCGGCATCCCCGTCACCTACACCCGCGACGTGATCGCCGACCTGCTGTACGCCGACCGCGACCGTCACCACCCCGACCTGGACGTCGGATCGGTGATCATGCCCCGGGACGTGCTGGAGGCGATGGCCGAGGGCCTGTCGGGTGCGCCCGTCTTCGGCGAGAGCGAGGTGGAAACCTTCGAAGAGCGAGTGAATCAGGTCCGGACGTACGTCAGTTCTCGCCAGGAGGAGGACGTGCTGGCGGCGATACTCAAGGAAAAGCGCGTCGAGCGCGAGACCGTCGCCGAGTACGTCGAAGCCGTCTACGCGTGGGCGACCGACGGCCGCGTCGAGAACGACCGCGGCGAGGAGGTCCCACCGGACCCGCTGACGATGCGGGTCTTCGAGGTCGAGCACCTCGGGCGCTTCGACGAGAGTCACTACGACGGCGACGAACCCGGCGAGGCCGTCCGTGCATTCAGGAACGACAAGATCGTGACGGCGATCAACCGCCACGCCTGGGAGTCCCGCGACGAGGGCTTCGCCGTCGAGGCGTTCGACCCCGAGTCGATCCCGGTCATCGAGTCGATCCTCGGCAGTCACGACTGGGACGCCGTCCGGCGCACCTTCGAGGACTTCGACCCCCACCAGTGGGCCGATCCGCCGGCGGGCACCGAGACCGAGCGCGTCAAGGAGCGGACGATCGACGTGCTGGTCGGAGATTACGGCTACAGCCCCGCCTCGGCGGAGTTGACCAGCCGGTACGTCTTGGCGGAGGTGGCCCACCGATGGGACTGA